A single Branchiostoma floridae strain S238N-H82 chromosome 11, Bfl_VNyyK, whole genome shotgun sequence DNA region contains:
- the LOC118426434 gene encoding probable G-protein coupled receptor No18 produces the protein MDAVSNTSFRGNGTEGDFKGGYGLGETIAISVTIIAIIVMTILGNLLVCTAVFMERSLRRVQNWFIASLAVSDLSVGLVIMPPALVKELMGYWYFGRVMCEVFLALDVFACTASILNLCMISVDRYWSVTQAVQYFKNTNSKRAGCMIAAAWVLSAVISLPPLVGWKTKSPSGDEEYPQCEYSDSPGYVLYSTMGSFYIPLAVVVFMNVRIFSLALKRVKKHPSSRPVATRHKPEAVSVNIAPIALKSILKKSNAKPKKDTPKMTESPIGVDSNKPCIKVTSDQEDQQCASEEQANGNVGCENGLVVPDGGSATRRTRRVKVGPVFVEEITCHEAGSCPPRVESDIGTGVPSEFDPTSVGLDTADGPGDFTSRPDQIRRKLRQSRERRLTVVIGIVMGVFVICWVPFFVSYVVVTVCSTCSLDPVPFSVFVWLGYCNSALNPAIYTVFNRDFRKAFRKVIFGRILRQSKCEQSSFV, from the coding sequence ATGGATGCAGTTTCAAACACATCTTTTAGAGGGAACGGGACAGAGGGGGATTTTAAGGGAGGATATGGTCTTGGGGAGACTATTGCTATTTCCGTCACCATCATCGCCATCATAGTCATGACGATTCTGGGAAACTTACTGGTCTGCACGGCCGTTTTCATGGAGCGGTCCTTGAGGCGGGTCCAGAACTGGTTCATCGCTTCGCTGGCCGTCAGCGACCTGTCCGTAGGGCTGGTCATCATGCCGCCGGCCCTGGTGAAAGAGCTGATGGGGTACTGGTACTTCGGACGGGTGATGTGCGAGGTGTTCCTGGCCCTGGATGTCTTCGCCTGCACCGCCTCTATCCTGAACCTCTGCATGATCAGCGTGGACCGGTACTGGTCCGTCACACAGGCCGTGCAGTACTTCAAGAACACCAACTCCAAACGTGCCGGCTGTATGATCGCCGCCGCCTGGGTCCTGTCCGCAGTCATCTCTCTCCCGCCGCTGGTCGGCTGGAAAACCAAGAGTCCGTCAGGAGATGAAGAATATCCACAGTGTGAGTACAGCGATAGTCCTGGCTATGTGTTGTACTCAACTATGGGGTCTTTCTACATCCCTCTCGCTGTCGTAGTATTTATGAACGTTCGCATTTTTAGTTTAGCGTTGAAGAGAGTGAAAAAGCATCCTTCGTCAAGACCAGTAGCTACCAGACACAAACCCGAAGCTGTGAGCGTTAACATAGCCCCGATCGCATTAAAGTCTATATTGAAGAAATCAAATGCAAAGCCAAAGAAGGACACTCCAAAAATGACAGAAAGTCCAATCGGCGTCGATTCAAATAAACCATGCATTAAGGTAACGTCTGATCAAGAGGACCAACAATGCGCATCGGAAGAACAGGCAAACGGGAATGTTGGATGTGAAAACGGCCTGGTTGTTCCTGACGGGGGATCAGCAACACGCCGTACTAGGAGAGTGAAGGTAGGGCCTGTTTTTGTAGAGGAAATAACGTGTCACGAGGCAGGGTCATGCCCACCCCGCGTGGAGTCGGACATTGGGACCGGTGTGCCGTCTGAATTCGACCCAACTTCCGTGGGACTTGACACCGCCGACGGGCCGGGAGACTTTACTTCAAGGCCCGACCAGATCCGGAGAAAGCTTCGGCAATCCCGCGAAAGGCGGCTGACTGTGGTCATAGGTATCGTGATGGGGGTGTTCGTAATTTGCTGGGTacctttctttgtttcttacGTTGTTGTGACGGTTTGTAGCACTTGCTCCTTAGACCCTGTCCCGTTTAGTGTATTTGTATGGCTGGGATATTGTAACAGTGCTCTGAACCCGGCGATTTATACTGTGTTTAACAGAGACTTTAGAAAAGCTTTCCGGAAAGtcatatttggacgcatactccGTCAATCAAAATGCGAGCAGAGCTCGTTTGTCTAA